tgacatgagacttgatcccgggactccaggatcgcgccctgggccaaaggcaagcgccgaaccgctgagccacccagggatcccctgttttattctttttgatgctgttatAATTGTTATGTTCATTCCCTTTTTGAGTTGTTTATtgaaaatgtatagaaatacaattaatttctgtatattgagCTTCAATCTGGCAGCCTAGCTAATATACTGGTttcaacagtttttctttttttttttttaagtggatccCTTAGACTTATCTCTATGTAAGATctatcatctgcaaatatagttttatctttctcttctgattagagtaacttttatttcattttttggccTAATTTTgctggctagaacttccaatacaatgcagaatagaagtggtaagatgttatttattatttttttttagcctgtGCTTCTCTcagattttttactttcttatgaTGAGTGGTCAAGTAGTCTTGAGCTTATGTCTTTTCTTCTTAGAAGTAGTAAGAAAGAAGTGAGTTGGAGGAAATTGAATACTGTCCTATAACTACTGAGAAcaactaaaaagagagagaagttgtGACCATTAGCATTAGGAATATGAAAGAAAGTGATCAGAGGGCTCTCAAGCCTCTTCCAGGAACCAAACAGAGTACAGAAGAGTGGTCTGGGCCTGAAACATGGTCTTGGGAATTAAAAGCATGAAAGCTTGTGGAGGTTCCTTGTCAAAATATAAAgcttgggatgactgggtggctcagcagtttagcacctgccttcagcccagggcatgatcctggaatcctgggatcgagtcccacatccggatccttgcatggagcctgcttctccctctgcctatgtctctgcttctctctttctctctgtgtctctcatgaataaataaataaaatcttataaaaaaaagcTTATTCTTTTTAGAGTATGTATCAACTTATGTAGGATTATCACACAGTCAAGAGTGCATTTATATAATTAGATCTCAAAATTTTGGCTGGAggaaaaatttcatttaacaaacCTGAAAAAGGGGCACTGGGTGAGCTcaattggttaggcatctgccttcagctcaggtcatgatctcagggtcctgggatcaagccccacataggatTCCTttatcagcagggagtctgcttcttcctccccctctgcctacttgtgctctctctctgtcaaataaataaataaaatctttttaaaaataaataaaattttaaaaacctaaaaaaaaaaaaccttacccaACCTTCTGttagttgtttttaaataattcacgcacaacaaaaataaaatttatcaatataaGGTACTAATATATAAGGCACTATCAATATAAGGTATTCCTTATTTATGACACAAGGCAGtagaatatattgttttatttttatttcttaattgttaagatttcatttactcatgagagagagagacagagaggcaaagacataggcagagggagaagcaggcttcctagagggagaccgatgtgggactcggtcccaggaccctgggatcacaccctgagcctaaggtagatgctcaactgctgagccacccaggcatcccgaatatattgttttaaactaGGCCTTAGCGgtttatgttaatttttcttttagttcgGTTATGAATATGTGTcatctaataaaaatttaaatctattaGACTGTCAACAATAACTTCCAAGTTatggtttggtttcttttctccGGATTCCttccccttttgtttttaatattggcATTTGagatttgttaaaatattaaattctgaCCAATAAGAATATATCATTTAAATCTCTAATTTTTCATAAGTAGCAGACTGATGACATGGGAGCTATTTTAGAataagagggggatccctgggtggcgcagtggtttggcgcctgcctttggcccagggcacgatcctggagacccgggatcgaatcccacgttgggctcccggtgcatggagactgcttctccctctgcctatgtctctgcctctctctctctctctgtgtgactatcataaataaaaattaaaaaaaaaaatttagagtaaGAGGTAAGATTAGTGAGAAAATCAATTTAGTTTTTTTTGGCTAGTCATTGCTTACCtttaaaatggggaaaaggaagaggaggaaatacgGATTATCTCTGACATATCTTCCAGTATAATCAACAACATTACAGTCAAAATTTTTTGAGTATGTcttgtcaggcactgtgctaagtgcttgaCATTTTCTCATGGAAGCTCACATCAACCCTACAATATGGGTCTATTAGTATTGTTGATTGTATGTCTGAGGCAGATGAGACTTAAAATCTACAAACTTGGTATGTACTAGAACTAGGGTTCAAATCCATGGAAGGCGGTGTTCTTTTATGAGATAGAGGGTCAGATGTTGCCACAGAAGCAGATACAGGAGAGTCTcaggaaaataaagttaattaTACTCACAAGTCCTCAAGTCTGGAAGCAGGCACACCACACAGAGCCACATGGGGCTGCCTCAGGGTGGTGAGGAGGTAGAAAGGAAGAGCAAAAGGAAAGCTGAGGCTAGAACATTTATTTAGGTTTCCAAGGTCAAGGCAGGGCAAGGCGAATggtttaggattggctagtttaaataattttcttgggCTCTGAGTTATATGGATGGTACTTACTTGCCTGGTAGCTGCTCTTTGGATGATTAAGGCAGAGGAATATTGCCTCTGCCAGATGACATGACCTGTGTGCCAGATTGAGAAATCAGGTTCTGGATTGGTTAGTTTGCATATCAAAGGCAAGCTTCTGGCTGAGTGGCTGAGCTCTTCTTTATCTGGAAATGAATGAGCTAGCCCAGAGATGGGGAGTCTCTTCCTAGCCTGCAAGATTTTTAAGATGACAAAATAccataatagaaataaaatttaaaaaatataaataatgctaaGTCTAACTCCAAGCCtgtgttttttaaacattctccAAAATGACCTCTTTTATTCTAAAAACAGGTAGtaagaaattaccaaaaaattatattacaatgTTCAAACACATACTTCTATTGTTGGAAAATATGAGTTGATCAATTGCATTACAAGTACATTAATGGACCTTAATGAATATTCCTCTAGACAGAAatagctttgaaaataaaaatgtgggatgcctaggtggcttagtggttcagCGTCTAtgtttggctcaggtaatgatcctggggtcccagggtggAGTCTGGCATTGGGTTCTCtgcggggtgcctgcttctccctctgcctgtgtctctgcctctctctctctctgtctctcattaataaataaatacaatcttaaaaaaagaaaagaaaagaaaaatgttacagaAGCAAGAGATAATTGAGGTGTTATTGGATATTCAAAGGATTCAACTACAATTCAAACTGATCCCTAGAAATAAAGTGAAAGAGCATCATATGGAATAAGATAGATTAGTATTTTGACTTTTCTAACAACTAGTATATTATCAAACAGCTATTGCCCTTGGTTTCCACACATGTAAAATGCAGAGTGATAATGACAGATGATCATGGTCGCACAGTTGTAAGTAGCTGACCCATATTTTAACCTTAGGCattctgaaggaaacaaaaattgtCAGACACTTAAACTTGTAcgtggtaaaacaaaacaaaacaaaaacccaaaccacctcccccccccaaaactTGTAGATAGTAACTCAAACGCTGAACAAATACAGAGAGAGCCCATTTATTCCAAGGAGAGATAGGACACATATTAGAAAAATTTAGTCTTGCATATTTCATTGCATAAGGAACCAGTTTGTTACAACCTAATTGCAAGTCTTCACTGAAGGGAGACTATTTTGAAATTAAGTAGCAGTGGAATTTGTAGAAGGTTTGACATACATCTTTGTTGTCTGTTGGAAttctaaaatattctgaaatattgtCATTGCTTAATTAAGACCACAAGTTTTTGCTATAATgccattctattaaaaataatgaaataaaaagtagaaaaatgtgttgcttttgataattttttttgagCTAAACAGATTACATGAGTCAGTATATGCTGATAGTAAGGAATAACCATACCAAGGTTTATGAAATCTTGGGTTCTCTGGCAATGATTTGATAATAAAATATGTCTAGCAATATGACTGTTAATGGCAACCATTACAGACAAAGGgatcttaaaatacattttagagacAGATGTAGTAGAAAACATTTGTTATCAATTCTAGCCAATTGGTTTTCATCGACCACTGACAATTGTTTCAGGCCTAGACTGGAAGATGAACAACaagcattaaggaaaaaaaaagaaaaaaaaaaaaagacaaaagaaagaaaagtggcaAATTGAAGAGGAGAGTCTAAAGAAATACATAAGGGCAAATCAATGCTGCCATCTTACTCAAACACTGTATTTGAGTACtcataaatatttagaagaatgTTCTATTGAGCAAAATCAATTAGATGTAATTATGTATGTACAAAGGGAATTTAAACATAAGAGATTGAGAACCTGGTTATTAGATATGCTTCATGGTTACCTAATTAATTAccagcattttattcttttatttatttattaaagatttatttatttgagaggagtggggagagagagagagagagaccacaagtagattccctgctgagcaaagtgtgatttggggctccatcccgggaccctgagatcataacctgagctgaaatcaagagtctgatgcttaaatGAGCTACCTGggcccacttattttttcttttaaaaattcatttattctttcatttattcattcattcattcaatttttgATTTCCTAATCCTCCCAGTCAAAATTAGTAGGTTTAGCTGATgttcctcatgacctcatcataaatcttctttttttccccacaggcaagtgggaaattttattttacaattttatttcacagttgtctttaaaaccacaaagacacTATGTTCTTCATATAAAAACATTAGTACAGATAACTATACTTTCTAGAAAATGATTATATAGAccctctcaaagaaaaatgcacaccATTATATGGTTCAGACAAGTTACTTGGGAAAAACACATCTGGACCGATTCCTAAAACATACCAGAAGACCACGCTGCATCTTTCGGTTCAAAGTATAGATTACCGTCATCAGTAAGGGCTCCTGCATTCTTACATATTTGATAATACACATATAGACTGGTTTGTGACTTAATGCTCCATTGGTTCATCAGCCTTTTCTGCAGGTTCATCAGCAGGTTGAGCAGgctgtgcctttctctgtggtCTTTCTTCAAGACCTTCCAGGAACAGAgagacatcatcatcatcataaatcGTAACCTCCAAGTCTTTACCAACAATTCCAATGGAAACATTCTTTGTAGTTAGGTCCTGTTCTGCAGGAAGTGTCTCTGGTAAGGCACGCAGACCACGTTTAACCAGTTCATTCAAATTGCACTCCATAAACCCAGACATATGTCTCTCCAAGTAAGTACGAGCTGATTGAGAACGGGCTCCAATGGACATGGTTCTACAGTCAAAATAGTTGGCAGATGGACAGGTTTGGAAAATGTGAGGGCCCATATCATGATAACCAGCAATAAGCAGTCCAACACCATATGGTCTCTGGCCATACCGTTGTGTTGGTATCTGGGTCTTGCTTCCAATTAGAGATACAAGACGAATCACAGGAAGAGGTCTGTCAAATACAAATCTGGAATCCAAACACTCCTGGCGCATAAAATTACATAACAGTCTAGCATCAGCAGTAAGTCCCGCAATTGAGATACCAATATGGTTATCAACATGAAGAATTTTCTTCTGATGAGCTGCAAGGTCAGAGGACTGTGCTCTCTTCAATGCAACCAACACTGCATGGGTTTTTGATTTCAGACCAACTGTGGCTGAACCTTGTTTGACAGCTTCCATTGCATATTCAATTTGATGAATCCTGCCCTGAGGGCTCCAAACTGTGACGTCATTGTCATACTGGTTGGAAACGTGGTTCCTGCGGGTCCAGCTGTGGCCTCCCGCAGAGGTGGAGGCTTCAGGAGCAAGGCCGCCATCATAAATCTTTTGTGTTAGATACCTAGTAAGTCAGCGTGATCGTGTTTGTGGAACCTTAGCATATCCTTACACATCACAAAAATCTCTCTCAGGATCAAAACCATCTGAGGATTGGAGAGAGGTATCATCCATAGGAAATAGGCCAACATTTGCTTTGGAAGGAGAGTGGTTTTGcagagttgtctttttttttttttttttttttttaatttaaattcactcTAGGCTATGGTGGTTCTGTAACTGAACCAATGTGAGTTCACTCCTTGGTGAGTCACAGACCAGGTGGGAATTGTCACACAAAGTAAACTATTTGCAGCAAGTAAGGAGATCACGGGGAATGACTTCCAAAGCTGTGACTCTCTGAGCAAGTGAAtaggttccttttatttagggcTAGGATGAATATATAAACTCCCCCAGGAAGGGGAGCCCTGTGATTGTTTGTAGAGGTGGGCACAAGGTCTTGAATGTGCCTTAAGGAATGTGCCTATGCACAATActgttatgtaaatgaggcttgTGCTCTTCCTGGGGCAGAGATTTTCCTATTATAATGAAGTAAAAGTAGTTGTCAGTCATTCGAGAGGTCACTCTATGGTCCTTCTGTGCCGGTATGAGTTTGAGGTTGGATTCTAACAGGTCTGGGTGGTCTGGGACACTGGAAGTCTTCTCAGGGCAGTCACTATCGCTTGAGGggtggttttggttttcatttgcctgagttaagagataagctggaaataagaacttaaagaaaaatgaggacaAAGGTCAGTAAGTACAAGCAAAGGGGCACTAAAGGTCCAGTCTTGGGGTCTAGCTGGTGTGAGTTCCACTAATTCtgctgaaatatatatttaa
Above is a window of Canis lupus familiaris isolate Mischka breed German Shepherd chromosome 29, alternate assembly UU_Cfam_GSD_1.0, whole genome shotgun sequence DNA encoding:
- the LOC610188 gene encoding proteasome subunit alpha type-1-like, coding for MKNVTECCNMIVNLLKRRRKLEQRSKQKMTWYLTQKIYDGGLAPEASTSAGGHSWTRRNHVSNQYDNDVTVWSPQGRIHQIEYAMEAVKQGSATVGLKSKTHAVLVALKRAQSSDLAAHQKKILHVDNHIGISIAGLTADARLLCNFMRQECLDSRFVFDRPLPVIRLVSLIGSKTQIPTQRYGQRPYGVGLLIAGYHDMGPHIFQTCPSANYFDCRTMSIGARSQSARTYLERHMSGFMECNLNELVKRGLRALPETLPAEQDLTTKNVSIGIVGKDLEVTIYDDDDVSLFLEGLEERPQRKAQPAQPADEPAEKADEPMEH